Proteins encoded together in one Salmo trutta chromosome 3, fSalTru1.1, whole genome shotgun sequence window:
- the LOC115164411 gene encoding myelin-associated glycoprotein isoform X1 — MGIEKLPWCFLIHCIWLGVRGVAASSWTAEVPSSVSGLQGSCIVIPCSFNYPEPKINPSEFTGIWFKDTYEVIYHPDSSNAITDYRGRTELVGNLRQKNCSLRIDPLHHSDEGPFTFRIEIKDYNKASYTKHRVSIAVSSSPDPPSLSVMEEVKVGEVVSASCSVSHSCPSDPPLLTWSHSGTPSIQSRQQTNSQWEEKLTLTFRPSIADNNQPLVCTAAYKGGMTVSSSKTINVKYAPVDVMVEGVSSVKEGDTVELRCSSDSNPAAHSYRWHNSRGPLPTTGPTLTLENVTRLTEALYCTAINTEGQVSSSPLNLNVEYPPEIKVGSACTSDISMVTCLCIVDSEPPSTVEWSLPAGPLPTLPSTRVEMHGSVTMVTLQRALGFSETVHCHANNTQGNATLSFTVPTNDKMFMLYVSIGITAFVVVIILIPMSACLLTKKGGRSHSDQPVTSMQDMNAAKCASSDPSTLRKKQKDTSSEINTNYYTNDHLYSNMEAEEDDTCECYGGDDAVYGNM; from the exons ATGGGGATTGAAAAATTACCATGGTGTTTTCTTATTCATTGCATTTGGCTTGGAG TGAGGGGAGTTGCTGCCTCGTCATGGACTGCTGAGGTGCCAAGCTCAGTCTCCGGCCTGCAAGGCTCATGCATCGTGATTCCCTGCTCATTCAACTACCCAGAACCAAAGATAAACCCCTCTGAATTCACTGGCATCTGGTTCAAAGACACTTATGAGGTTATCTACCACCCAGACAGCTCCAACGCCATCACAGACTACAGGGGTCGTACAGAGCTGGTAGGAAACCTCAGACAGAAGAACTGCTCTCTCAGAATCGACCCCCTCCATCACAGTGACGAAGGACCCTTTACTTTCAGGATTGAAATCAAAGACTATAACAAGGCttcatacacaaaacacagagtCTCCATTGCAGTGAGCA GCTCTCCAGACCCCCCCTCTCTGTCAGTGATGGAGGAGGTGAAGGTGGGGGAGGTGGTATCTGCCTCCTGCTCTGTGTCTCACTCCTGCCCATCTgatccccctctcctcacctggAGCCACTCTGGAACACCCAGCATCCAATCACGGCAGCAGACCAATTCTCAGTGGGAAGAGAAATTGACCCTGACCTTTAGACCCAGCATCGCTGATAACAACCAGCCTCTGGTCTGCACAGCAGCATACAAGGGAGGAATGACAGTGAGTAGCTCCAAGACAATAAATGTCAAAT ATGCCCCAGTGGATGTTATGGTTGAGGGAGTGTCCAGTGTGAAGGAGGGAGACACTGTAGAGCTGAGATGCTCCAGTGACAGTAACCCTGCTGCCCACAGCTACCGCTGGCACAACAGCAGAGGGCCTCTGCCCACCACTGGACCGACACTCACACTGGAGAATGTGACCAGACTCACTGAAGCCCTCTACTGCACTGCCATCAATACAGAAGGACAAGTCTCCTCCAGCCCACTGAATCTCAACGTAGAGT ACCCCCCTGAGATCAAAGTGGGCTCCGCCTGCACTTCAGACATCTCTATGGTAACATGTCTGTGCATTGTGGATTCAGAGCCCCCCAGCACTGTGGAGTGGTCTCTTCCAGCTGGACCCCTGCCCACCCTGCCCAGTACCAGGGTGGAGATGCATGGGTCAGTTACCATGGTGACCCTACAGAGGGCACTAGGCTTCTCAGAGACCGTCCACTGCCATGCCAACAACACACAGGGCAATGCCACCTTGTCCTTCACTGTGCCCACAAATG ATAAGATGTTCATGCTGTACGTTTCAATTGGTATTACTGCATTTGTGGTGGTAATAATACTAATTCCCATGTCAGCTTGCCTATTGACTAAGAAGGG TGGGAGGAGTCATAGTGACCAACCAGTAACCAGTATGCAGGACATGAATGCAGCCAAGTGTGCTTCCTCAGATCCCTCAACATTAAG GAAAAAGCAGAAAGACACCAGCAGTGAAATCAACACAAACTACTACACCAACGATCACCTATATAGCAACATggag GCTGAAGAGGATGACACATGCGAGTGTTATGGTGGAGACGATGCAGTCTATGGTAACATGTGA
- the LOC115164411 gene encoding myelin-associated glycoprotein isoform X2: MGIEKLPWCFLIHCIWLGVRGVAASSWTAEVPSSVSGLQGSCIVIPCSFNYPEPKINPSEFTGIWFKDTYEVIYHPDSSNAITDYRGRTELVGNLRQKNCSLRIDPLHHSDEGPFTFRIEIKDYNKASYTKHRVSIAVSSSPDPPSLSVMEEVKVGEVVSASCSVSHSCPSDPPLLTWSHSGTPSIQSRQQTNSQWEEKLTLTFRPSIADNNQPLVCTAAYKGGMTVSSSKTINVKYAPVDVMVEGVSSVKEGDTVELRCSSDSNPAAHSYRWHNSRGPLPTTGPTLTLENVTRLTEALYCTAINTEGQVSSSPLNLNVEYPPEIKVGSACTSDISMVTCLCIVDSEPPSTVEWSLPAGPLPTLPSTRVEMHGSVTMVTLQRALGFSETVHCHANNTQGNATLSFTVPTNVGGVIVTNQ, encoded by the exons ATGGGGATTGAAAAATTACCATGGTGTTTTCTTATTCATTGCATTTGGCTTGGAG TGAGGGGAGTTGCTGCCTCGTCATGGACTGCTGAGGTGCCAAGCTCAGTCTCCGGCCTGCAAGGCTCATGCATCGTGATTCCCTGCTCATTCAACTACCCAGAACCAAAGATAAACCCCTCTGAATTCACTGGCATCTGGTTCAAAGACACTTATGAGGTTATCTACCACCCAGACAGCTCCAACGCCATCACAGACTACAGGGGTCGTACAGAGCTGGTAGGAAACCTCAGACAGAAGAACTGCTCTCTCAGAATCGACCCCCTCCATCACAGTGACGAAGGACCCTTTACTTTCAGGATTGAAATCAAAGACTATAACAAGGCttcatacacaaaacacagagtCTCCATTGCAGTGAGCA GCTCTCCAGACCCCCCCTCTCTGTCAGTGATGGAGGAGGTGAAGGTGGGGGAGGTGGTATCTGCCTCCTGCTCTGTGTCTCACTCCTGCCCATCTgatccccctctcctcacctggAGCCACTCTGGAACACCCAGCATCCAATCACGGCAGCAGACCAATTCTCAGTGGGAAGAGAAATTGACCCTGACCTTTAGACCCAGCATCGCTGATAACAACCAGCCTCTGGTCTGCACAGCAGCATACAAGGGAGGAATGACAGTGAGTAGCTCCAAGACAATAAATGTCAAAT ATGCCCCAGTGGATGTTATGGTTGAGGGAGTGTCCAGTGTGAAGGAGGGAGACACTGTAGAGCTGAGATGCTCCAGTGACAGTAACCCTGCTGCCCACAGCTACCGCTGGCACAACAGCAGAGGGCCTCTGCCCACCACTGGACCGACACTCACACTGGAGAATGTGACCAGACTCACTGAAGCCCTCTACTGCACTGCCATCAATACAGAAGGACAAGTCTCCTCCAGCCCACTGAATCTCAACGTAGAGT ACCCCCCTGAGATCAAAGTGGGCTCCGCCTGCACTTCAGACATCTCTATGGTAACATGTCTGTGCATTGTGGATTCAGAGCCCCCCAGCACTGTGGAGTGGTCTCTTCCAGCTGGACCCCTGCCCACCCTGCCCAGTACCAGGGTGGAGATGCATGGGTCAGTTACCATGGTGACCCTACAGAGGGCACTAGGCTTCTCAGAGACCGTCCACTGCCATGCCAACAACACACAGGGCAATGCCACCTTGTCCTTCACTGTGCCCACAAATG TGGGAGGAGTCATAGTGACCAACCAGTAA